A genomic window from Elaeis guineensis isolate ETL-2024a chromosome 3, EG11, whole genome shotgun sequence includes:
- the LOC140856232 gene encoding mediator of RNA polymerase II transcription subunit 15a-like has protein sequence MEGNSWRPAQRESFAAALAARDWRSQLQHDARQRIVNKIIGTFKRHLPIPVSEDLDELQKIAVRFEKKIYRTANSMPDYLRKIALKILSLETKTHHTPPINPSLPGTIIMNQNAAKPGIDMIEIIASY, from the exons ATGGAAGGGAACAGCTGGAGGCCCGCCCAGAGGGAGTCCTTCGCCGCTGCCTTGGCGGCCCGTGACTGGCGGAGCCAGCTGCAGCACGATGCGCGTCAGAGGATCGTCAATAAGAT AATTGGCACTTTCAAGAGACACTTGCCTATTCCTGTGTCGGAAGACTTGGATGAACTTCAAAAAATTGCTGTACGTTTTGAAAAGAAGATATATAGGACAGCTAACAGCATG CCTGATTATCTAAGAAAAATTGCTCTGAAAATACTTTCACTGGAGACAAAGACTCATCATACTCCTCCAATTAACCCTTCGCTACCGGGCACCATCATTATGAATCAAAATGCTGCAAAGCCAGGTATTGACATGATAGAAATTATTGCTTCATACTAA